The following proteins are co-located in the Verrucomicrobiia bacterium genome:
- a CDS encoding BlaI/MecI/CopY family transcriptional regulator has protein sequence MPVANRKKKHAGSPPALGTQEWRLMELLWERSPQTAYDLIEALSEGGSRHPNTVRTMLARLVRKGLVEARPHKNLYLYTPLVTRKRMVAAESGTFLERVFGGAIKEAIVHFATRQRLTPEEVREMKRILDEHTERPNS, from the coding sequence ATGCCGGTCGCGAATAGGAAAAAGAAGCACGCGGGCTCGCCTCCCGCGTTGGGGACGCAGGAGTGGCGCTTGATGGAACTCCTCTGGGAACGGTCGCCCCAGACGGCCTACGATCTGATCGAGGCGTTGTCCGAGGGCGGCTCGCGGCATCCGAACACCGTCCGGACCATGCTGGCGCGGCTCGTGCGCAAGGGGCTCGTCGAGGCTCGGCCGCACAAGAATCTTTACCTCTACACACCGCTCGTTACGCGGAAGCGGATGGTGGCCGCGGAGAGCGGCACGTTTCTTGAGCGGGTCTTCGGGGGCGCGATCAAGGAGGCCATCGTTCACTTCGCCACCCGGCAACGGCTGACGCCGGAGGAGGTCCGGGAGATGAAACGCATCCTGGACGAGCACACCGAAAGGCCAAACTCATGA
- a CDS encoding glycogen debranching enzyme N-terminal domain-containing protein, whose amino-acid sequence MPSIVMSPAPGARLVGHVGDTLNFSIRAEDGIHPDQGWRARLRTTLGRGRAWRAEIVRAHTARVPPFGVAWHDVPMTWNGAGWSRDLLLTEVGYSLAKPYLVDGRGYLHWPEGPDAGIGVHPDRCRSANLVYCAFTRLFGETRAARHWLPDAGEGAIRELEERGFAVLPPSGTFRDLARQLPFVVGRLGCRILHLLPVHPTPTVHARMGRMGSPYAALDLTAVDPALVEFDRRSNGVDQFRELTREAHRLGARVFLDLVINHTGWGSRLFEEHPEYFRREADGTYVSPGAWGVVWEDLVELEQRDVALWDLMAEALLTWCRRGVDGFRCDAGYQIPVHVWQYITARVRAAFPDTVFLLEGLGGSWEATERLLTEGGLQWAYSELFQNYSGAEVQRYLDYALEQSARVGTYVHYSETHDNDRLAVRGRAWSLLRNRLCALASVNGGFGFTCGVEWLAPEKIRVHQRTGLAWDQPENLVGELSALNRLLADHPAFFAGATVRRISPPGSPVLALYRCSADGQWPLLVLVNTQVDQAAAVTFPATELPDGAAWSHDLLGQAPPILATSEKGIVAGLEAGAAYCLAPGPGPEPGYGDRWRDVNARAAWAIRQAAGLLPAERLAPHPDGSVLAGQIEVGPAAWLAALSTAVARVRADREVLLDWTAVGRVRESGEAFPNTMIWRVEDARRVTLVPPGWWLVIQDESGFRAWLETEGADTAEHVESVPVAGGYVATLAPREPAGSVTGRLTIERHDGEPAQIVAEVRFLADRPAQVAPVDSEGLALLTNGRGGMARLRVDWGAIRSKYDCALGANLHASVPVDRHVFVKRVRAWLNADGFLSALDRHNLTGFTGGPVACWTFRANAGDGRHVALTIEAAMIEGRNTTVLRFRRDPGDRPMEVRLTLRVDLEDRSFHGETRRNPGAEHHFREHCRPLNGAAGFEFRPAEDRHLRVTVSRGVFHGEPEWCEGVPHPFEAGRGQQGSGDAYSPGWFEIPLAPGDNMVLLLDAESDGPDLDAVARVFRGDFGAVGDSAGRELEVGDGEDGWQSALRRACAAFVVRRGTGRTVVAGYPWFLDWGRDTLIAARGLLVGGWRAEVIEILETFGRFEVRGTLPNAIHGDNASNRDTSDAPLWYAVVVEEASVEGRGEVLRRQVAPGGPTIVEVVRRLVEGYLTGTPNGIRVDPESALVWSPSHFTWMDTNHPACTPREGYPVEIQALWIRALRFLRDADPDRAGRWGELAERAEAHWHRYFWIEEQGWYSDVLLAPKGTPARDATPDTALRCNMLLPVAFGLVRGVSARRAVMAALRHLLVPGAVRSLAPLPVSPPLPLRGPDGRLLNDPERPYRGRYEGDEDTSRKPAYHNGTAWTWFLPILAEALVEAWDRRPEAVRAARAILGSSDRLLHEGCAGHLPEIVDGDAPHTHRGCDAQAWSVTEALRVWRIVRERESGTGTG is encoded by the coding sequence ATGCCATCGATCGTCATGTCGCCCGCGCCCGGCGCCCGCCTCGTCGGACACGTCGGCGACACACTCAACTTTTCCATTCGCGCGGAGGACGGGATCCATCCCGACCAGGGCTGGCGGGCGCGGCTGCGGACGACGTTGGGGCGCGGGCGTGCGTGGCGGGCGGAGATCGTTCGGGCGCACACGGCGCGGGTGCCGCCGTTCGGGGTGGCCTGGCACGACGTGCCGATGACGTGGAACGGGGCGGGTTGGTCCCGGGATCTGCTGCTGACCGAGGTGGGGTATTCCCTGGCCAAACCCTACCTGGTGGATGGGCGCGGGTATCTTCACTGGCCGGAAGGTCCGGACGCCGGCATTGGAGTGCATCCGGACCGCTGTCGTTCGGCCAACCTGGTGTACTGCGCGTTCACGCGGCTGTTCGGGGAGACGCGGGCGGCACGGCACTGGCTGCCGGATGCCGGGGAGGGGGCGATCCGGGAGCTGGAGGAACGGGGGTTCGCGGTGCTGCCCCCTTCGGGGACCTTTCGGGACCTGGCGCGGCAGCTTCCGTTTGTGGTCGGGCGGCTGGGATGCCGGATCCTTCATCTGCTTCCCGTGCATCCGACCCCGACGGTCCATGCGCGGATGGGGCGGATGGGGAGTCCGTATGCGGCCTTGGACCTGACGGCGGTGGATCCGGCGCTGGTGGAGTTCGACCGGCGCAGCAACGGGGTGGATCAGTTCCGGGAGCTGACCCGGGAGGCGCATCGGCTGGGGGCGCGGGTGTTTCTGGATCTGGTGATCAACCACACCGGCTGGGGATCACGGCTGTTCGAGGAGCACCCGGAGTATTTCCGGCGGGAAGCCGACGGCACGTATGTCAGTCCCGGCGCGTGGGGGGTGGTGTGGGAGGATCTGGTCGAGCTGGAACAGCGGGATGTCGCCCTCTGGGATCTCATGGCGGAGGCGTTGCTGACGTGGTGCCGGCGCGGGGTGGACGGATTCCGGTGCGATGCGGGGTACCAGATCCCGGTCCATGTGTGGCAGTACATCACGGCGCGGGTGCGGGCGGCGTTTCCGGACACGGTGTTTCTTCTGGAGGGATTGGGGGGGTCGTGGGAGGCGACCGAGCGGCTGCTGACCGAGGGGGGGCTGCAATGGGCGTATTCGGAGCTGTTTCAGAACTATTCGGGTGCGGAGGTGCAGCGCTACCTGGACTACGCGCTGGAGCAGAGCGCCCGGGTGGGGACCTACGTGCATTACAGCGAGACCCACGACAACGACCGGCTGGCGGTCCGTGGGCGCGCCTGGTCGCTGTTGCGAAACCGCCTGTGCGCCCTGGCGAGTGTGAACGGCGGCTTCGGGTTCACCTGCGGGGTCGAGTGGCTGGCCCCGGAAAAGATCCGGGTTCATCAGCGGACCGGGCTGGCCTGGGATCAGCCGGAAAACCTGGTCGGGGAACTGTCCGCCCTGAACCGCCTGCTGGCCGATCATCCGGCCTTCTTCGCCGGAGCCACGGTGCGCCGGATCAGCCCGCCCGGATCACCCGTCCTCGCCCTTTACCGGTGTTCGGCGGACGGGCAATGGCCGTTGCTGGTGCTGGTCAACACGCAGGTGGATCAGGCGGCGGCTGTGACATTCCCGGCGACAGAGCTGCCGGACGGGGCGGCGTGGTCCCATGATTTGCTGGGCCAGGCGCCGCCCATTTTGGCGACCTCCGAGAAGGGGATCGTGGCCGGACTGGAGGCTGGCGCCGCGTACTGCCTTGCTCCCGGGCCGGGACCCGAACCCGGCTACGGGGATCGCTGGCGCGACGTGAACGCCCGTGCGGCCTGGGCCATTCGGCAGGCGGCCGGTCTGTTGCCGGCCGAGCGCCTCGCGCCGCACCCGGACGGGTCCGTACTCGCCGGACAGATTGAGGTCGGACCCGCAGCCTGGCTGGCGGCGCTTTCAACGGCGGTGGCGCGGGTCCGGGCGGATCGGGAGGTGCTGCTGGACTGGACCGCAGTCGGGCGGGTGAGGGAGTCCGGCGAAGCGTTCCCCAACACGATGATCTGGCGCGTCGAGGATGCGCGCCGGGTGACGCTGGTGCCGCCCGGTTGGTGGCTGGTGATCCAGGATGAATCGGGATTCCGGGCCTGGCTGGAGACGGAGGGGGCCGACACGGCGGAGCATGTCGAGTCGGTGCCGGTGGCTGGCGGATACGTCGCCACACTGGCGCCGCGTGAGCCGGCCGGGTCGGTGACGGGCCGGTTGACGATCGAGCGGCATGACGGGGAGCCCGCGCAGATTGTGGCCGAAGTGCGATTCCTCGCGGACCGACCGGCGCAGGTTGCGCCGGTGGATTCCGAGGGACTGGCCCTGCTCACCAATGGCCGGGGCGGGATGGCGCGGTTGCGGGTGGATTGGGGCGCGATCCGGTCGAAGTACGACTGTGCGTTGGGGGCCAATCTCCATGCGTCGGTGCCGGTGGACCGGCATGTCTTCGTCAAGCGGGTCCGGGCCTGGTTGAACGCGGACGGATTTCTTTCCGCCCTCGACCGGCACAACCTGACCGGGTTCACCGGCGGGCCGGTGGCGTGCTGGACGTTCCGGGCGAATGCCGGGGATGGACGCCATGTTGCCCTGACGATCGAGGCCGCGATGATCGAGGGGCGGAACACCACTGTCCTGCGGTTCAGGCGCGATCCGGGGGATCGGCCGATGGAGGTGCGCCTGACGCTGCGGGTGGATCTCGAAGACCGCAGTTTTCATGGCGAGACCCGGCGGAACCCCGGGGCGGAGCACCATTTTCGGGAGCATTGCCGTCCCCTCAACGGGGCGGCGGGATTTGAGTTTCGGCCGGCGGAGGACCGGCACCTGCGGGTGACCGTGAGTCGGGGAGTGTTTCATGGCGAGCCCGAGTGGTGCGAGGGCGTGCCGCATCCGTTCGAGGCCGGACGCGGGCAGCAGGGTTCGGGCGATGCATACAGTCCGGGGTGGTTCGAGATTCCTCTGGCCCCGGGTGACAACATGGTCCTGTTGCTCGATGCCGAATCGGACGGGCCAGACCTTGATGCGGTGGCGCGGGTGTTTCGGGGCGACTTCGGAGCTGTCGGGGATTCGGCGGGTCGGGAGTTGGAGGTCGGGGACGGGGAGGACGGGTGGCAATCGGCGTTGCGTCGGGCCTGCGCGGCGTTCGTGGTGCGGCGCGGCACCGGACGAACGGTGGTGGCCGGGTATCCCTGGTTTCTGGACTGGGGACGCGACACCCTCATCGCGGCCCGCGGGCTGCTGGTCGGAGGATGGCGTGCGGAAGTGATCGAGATTCTGGAGACCTTCGGGCGGTTCGAGGTTCGCGGCACTCTTCCCAATGCGATTCACGGGGACAACGCCTCGAACCGCGACACCAGCGACGCGCCGCTTTGGTACGCCGTCGTTGTCGAGGAAGCCTCGGTGGAAGGACGGGGAGAGGTGCTGCGCCGACAGGTTGCTCCCGGCGGCCCGACCATCGTCGAGGTGGTGCGTCGTCTGGTCGAGGGATACCTGACCGGCACACCCAATGGCATCCGGGTCGATCCCGAATCGGCGCTGGTCTGGAGTCCGTCGCACTTCACCTGGATGGATACCAACCATCCGGCCTGCACGCCCCGGGAAGGCTATCCCGTCGAGATTCAGGCGCTGTGGATCCGGGCGCTGCGGTTCCTGCGCGACGCCGACCCGGACCGGGCCGGTCGCTGGGGCGAACTGGCGGAACGGGCCGAGGCCCACTGGCACCGGTATTTCTGGATCGAGGAACAGGGTTGGTACAGCGACGTCCTTCTGGCGCCGAAAGGGACGCCGGCCCGGGATGCCACGCCGGACACGGCGCTCCGATGCAACATGCTGCTTCCCGTCGCCTTCGGTCTGGTTCGCGGAGTGTCGGCTCGACGAGCGGTCATGGCGGCCTTGCGCCATCTCCTGGTGCCGGGGGCTGTGCGTTCGCTCGCTCCGTTGCCTGTGTCGCCGCCGCTGCCGCTTCGCGGTCCGGATGGGCGTTTGCTGAATGATCCGGAACGTCCCTATCGGGGCCGGTATGAAGGCGACGAAGACACCTCGCGCAAACCTGCCTACCACAACGGGACTGCGTGGACCTGGTTCCTGCCGATTCTCGCCGAGGCGCTGGTTGAGGCGTGGGACCGGCGGCCCGAGGCTGTGCGCGCTGCCCGCGCCATCCTGGGCAGCAGCGACCGGTTGCTGCATGAAGGCTGTGCCGGGCACCTGCCCGAAATCGTGGATGGCGACGCCCCGCACACCCACCGCGGCTGCGACGCCCAGGCCTGGTCGGTCACCGAGGCCCTGCGCGTGTGGCGGATCGTACGGGAGCGCGAAAGCGGCACGGGGACCGGGTGA
- a CDS encoding bifunctional metallophosphatase/5'-nucleotidase — protein sequence MKIQTVAGVLAVSAVLAVTIRVGHASPPPPDPFRLQILHASDLEGGVEAIGDAPNFAAVVEHLVGTEDHTVILSAGDNTIPGPFFNASADPGLRATLDAVNEAWFGVSGLDIREGAGRGDITVMNVIGFDASALGNHEFDAGTGVLREMIGPVFSGQGLGGVRWLGAQFPYLSANLDFTADGSLNPVFTNALLAGTAFRSQPDDLAAAAAAPKIAPAVTLERGGQLIGVVGATTPMLAAISSPGQTRVMTAGLEGMADLAAVLQPNIDQLLARGIDKIILVSHLQQLALERELIGLLRGVDVVIAGGSDSILANPENALRAGDVAVESYPIVTRNADGDPALVVSTDGQYKYVGRLVVTFDPQGRVLPERLDPAESGPWKTDDDGVQALWGEAGQPFAPGTRGALVRAVTTGVAGIVTAKDGHVLGRSSVFLEGRRLAVRTEESNLGNLTADANLWMARTVDPTTSISLKNGGGIRAEIGSIDGRTGELKPTLPNPLSGKQAGEISQLDIENSLRFNNRLTLVTVSAAGLKQLLEHGIAASRPGATPGQFPQVSGIECLYDLTRTPARFHPDGSVMTPGERVRHLRVTGWRNERSDVLVRDGEWMGDPGRTFRVVTLNFLADPQATQPGLGGDGYPFPAVGHERLDLAPVLADRPGTATFAPPGSEQDALAEYLLAAHPTFAYSEPETVPSLDRRLADLAVAAPRFFSVRPVDAGMELVFPTVAGRTYRLQHSSEVPGPWEPHAAGVLLGDDLTRTLVDPVPSASVARFYRLMEVTTLQAQP from the coding sequence ATGAAGATCCAAACGGTGGCCGGTGTGTTGGCAGTGTCGGCAGTGTTGGCCGTGACAATCAGGGTGGGACACGCAAGTCCACCCCCTCCGGACCCGTTCCGGCTCCAGATCCTTCATGCCTCGGATCTCGAGGGCGGCGTGGAGGCGATTGGCGACGCGCCCAATTTCGCAGCCGTAGTCGAGCATCTGGTCGGGACGGAGGACCACACCGTCATTCTGTCGGCAGGTGACAACACCATCCCCGGCCCGTTCTTCAATGCCTCGGCGGATCCGGGGCTGCGGGCCACGCTGGATGCCGTCAACGAAGCCTGGTTCGGGGTTTCCGGGCTGGACATCCGCGAAGGAGCGGGGCGTGGCGACATCACCGTGATGAACGTGATCGGGTTCGATGCCTCGGCGTTGGGGAACCACGAGTTCGATGCGGGGACCGGCGTGCTGCGGGAGATGATCGGACCTGTGTTCTCGGGGCAGGGCCTGGGGGGCGTGCGCTGGCTCGGGGCACAGTTCCCCTATCTGAGCGCGAATCTGGACTTCACGGCGGATGGCAGTCTGAACCCGGTGTTTACCAACGCCCTGTTGGCCGGCACCGCATTTCGTTCGCAACCGGACGATCTCGCGGCGGCCGCCGCAGCCCCAAAAATCGCGCCCGCCGTGACCCTCGAACGCGGAGGGCAACTCATCGGGGTCGTCGGGGCGACCACCCCGATGCTGGCGGCAATTTCATCACCGGGTCAGACACGCGTCATGACAGCCGGGCTGGAGGGAATGGCCGATCTGGCAGCGGTGCTGCAACCGAACATCGACCAGCTGCTGGCACGTGGCATCGACAAGATCATCCTCGTCTCCCATCTCCAGCAACTCGCACTGGAACGGGAACTCATCGGACTGCTGCGCGGGGTGGATGTGGTGATTGCCGGGGGATCCGACAGCATCCTCGCCAATCCGGAAAACGCCCTTCGCGCCGGCGACGTGGCCGTCGAGTCCTACCCCATCGTGACCCGCAACGCCGACGGCGACCCGGCGCTGGTGGTCAGCACCGACGGCCAGTACAAATACGTCGGCCGGCTGGTGGTCACCTTCGACCCGCAGGGCCGGGTCCTCCCCGAACGGCTGGACCCCGCCGAATCCGGACCGTGGAAAACCGACGACGATGGCGTGCAGGCGCTGTGGGGCGAGGCCGGCCAACCCTTTGCCCCGGGCACCCGCGGGGCCTTGGTGCGCGCCGTCACGACGGGCGTGGCCGGAATCGTGACCGCAAAAGATGGCCATGTGCTGGGCCGCTCGTCCGTCTTCCTCGAAGGCCGCCGGCTGGCGGTTCGTACCGAAGAGAGCAATCTCGGGAACCTGACCGCCGATGCGAACCTCTGGATGGCGCGAACCGTGGATCCCACCACCAGCATCTCCCTCAAAAATGGCGGCGGCATCCGCGCCGAAATCGGATCGATCGACGGCCGCACAGGCGAGTTGAAACCGACGTTGCCGAATCCCCTGTCCGGCAAGCAGGCGGGTGAAATCTCCCAGCTCGATATCGAAAACAGCCTCCGCTTCAACAACCGCCTGACCCTCGTCACCGTCTCCGCCGCCGGATTGAAACAACTCCTCGAACACGGAATCGCCGCCAGCCGGCCAGGGGCGACTCCAGGTCAGTTTCCCCAGGTCTCCGGCATCGAGTGCCTGTATGACCTCACCCGCACGCCGGCCCGGTTTCACCCGGACGGCTCCGTCATGACCCCCGGCGAGCGCGTGCGGCACCTTCGGGTCACCGGATGGCGCAACGAACGAAGTGATGTGCTGGTGCGGGACGGGGAATGGATGGGCGATCCCGGGCGGACTTTCCGGGTGGTGACGCTCAATTTCCTGGCCGATCCCCAGGCAACCCAGCCGGGCTTGGGAGGCGACGGATATCCGTTTCCGGCCGTTGGACATGAACGCCTGGACCTGGCACCCGTCCTTGCAGACCGCCCAGGCACCGCCACCTTCGCGCCCCCCGGCAGCGAGCAGGATGCCCTGGCCGAATACCTCCTGGCCGCCCATCCGACCTTTGCCTATTCCGAACCCGAGACAGTCCCGTCCCTCGACCGGCGCCTCGCCGATCTTGCCGTGGCCGCGCCCAGATTCTTCTCCGTCCGACCCGTGGACGCAGGCATGGAACTGGTTTTCCCAACGGTGGCGGGCCGCACCTACCGGCTGCAGCACAGCTCGGAGGTCCCGGGACCCTGGGAGCCGCACGCAGCCGGCGTCCTGCTGGGGGATGATCTCACCCGGACCCTCGTCGACCCGGTCCCATCCGCCTCAGTCGCGCGGTTCTACCGCCTGATGGAAGTCACGACCCTGCAAGCCCAGCCATGA
- a CDS encoding ABC transporter permease: MTDLSQALRSLRRHPRFSSTIAVILALAFGAVMVVVRLGHLALDRPLPIRTPGEVFALVVPEVGSHFSIPGFDSVRSQTHLFSDTTAFATSTQVVRHDHHASRRHLQLVAPNYFEFMGITPALGRPLTTADRSLPHLVIAHAWWQGEFGSSPDVLGRTVQIQGRPFTVTGVAPPNFPGCTPLDPADGWLPLDFESDLGLPGQFTYGGGRWLKTLVRLHPGRTPDTTAAALRVIESDLLEPWMIEERRHLELVPAGRGLIPFERRAEGRRALTGLQAAVAMVLLATVANLAGLIASHSLQRDRERAVRLALGATRGALLRQSLGEGVLLAAAATLLGTLFASAAWRALSAVLPSLAPFAADAPGVLPALLTGLLALTIVPVFGLACLGQSHRHDLEATLRGASGGVTEGRRHRILGSALIALQVALSAVLLLGAFNVAQALRQRSSLPSGIDSGPAWIARLWLREPSAAPPVFALQLEALQAQLQTMPGVAHVALATDPPLGPSARMATLGGHPHADSPRLYTMNAVSPGFFATLGIPLLAGRDFAPHDHSNAEPVVILSRRLAEALTTDGSVLDTLVSLQGRSHRVVGIVEEARYLRFEPPFLLGTAYFSGAQHSYGDQPWLIGRSAILPPLSLSQAVTERIQAADPGRQPPLVESYAAFARQTLRDQRLSARLLASASAIGLILVSLGIFAILTHQVARRTREIALRLALGASRSRVVAMVLRGALVPTTLGLVLGASAAAFLSPRLADIALVVSTRPTPTHVALVALGLLTLAVLAGATSARRAARLDPMTPLRAD, encoded by the coding sequence ATGACCGACCTGTCCCAGGCCCTCCGTTCCCTCAGACGTCATCCCCGCTTCAGCAGCACCATCGCAGTCATCCTCGCCCTCGCTTTTGGAGCCGTCATGGTCGTCGTTCGTCTCGGACATCTCGCCCTCGATCGCCCCCTTCCCATCCGGACACCCGGCGAGGTGTTCGCCCTGGTCGTCCCCGAAGTCGGCAGCCACTTTTCCATACCCGGCTTCGACTCCGTTCGATCCCAAACCCACCTCTTCTCCGACACCACCGCGTTCGCCACCAGCACCCAGGTCGTTCGGCACGATCATCATGCCTCGCGCCGACACCTCCAACTGGTCGCCCCCAACTACTTCGAGTTCATGGGCATCACCCCTGCCCTCGGACGCCCGCTGACCACGGCGGACCGCAGCCTCCCGCACCTGGTCATCGCCCACGCCTGGTGGCAAGGCGAGTTCGGTTCCAGCCCCGACGTCCTGGGTCGGACCGTCCAGATCCAGGGACGACCGTTCACCGTGACCGGCGTTGCCCCGCCCAACTTCCCGGGTTGCACCCCCCTCGATCCTGCCGATGGCTGGCTGCCCCTGGACTTCGAATCGGATCTGGGACTGCCCGGACAATTCACGTACGGGGGAGGGCGTTGGCTCAAAACCCTCGTCCGACTCCACCCCGGCCGCACCCCCGACACCACCGCCGCCGCACTCCGCGTCATCGAGTCGGACCTGCTGGAACCCTGGATGATCGAGGAGCGCCGGCACCTCGAACTGGTACCCGCCGGGCGCGGCCTCATCCCGTTCGAACGACGCGCCGAGGGCCGTCGCGCCCTCACCGGATTGCAGGCTGCCGTCGCCATGGTGCTCTTGGCAACCGTTGCCAATCTGGCAGGTCTCATCGCTTCCCACAGCCTTCAACGCGACCGGGAACGCGCTGTCCGTCTCGCCCTCGGCGCCACCCGAGGCGCCCTCCTCCGCCAATCCCTCGGGGAAGGAGTCCTCCTCGCCGCAGCCGCCACCCTCCTTGGAACCCTCTTCGCCAGCGCTGCCTGGCGTGCCCTGTCCGCCGTCCTCCCATCCCTGGCCCCGTTCGCCGCCGACGCTCCCGGGGTTCTCCCCGCCCTTCTCACCGGGCTCCTGGCCCTCACCATCGTCCCCGTTTTCGGACTCGCGTGCCTGGGGCAGAGCCACCGCCACGACCTCGAAGCCACCTTGCGCGGGGCCTCGGGAGGAGTGACCGAAGGCCGTCGCCACCGCATCCTCGGCAGTGCCTTGATTGCCCTGCAGGTCGCCTTGTCCGCGGTGCTTCTGCTGGGCGCCTTCAATGTCGCCCAAGCCCTCCGCCAGCGAAGTTCCCTTCCGTCCGGCATCGACTCCGGCCCAGCATGGATCGCCCGCTTGTGGCTCCGTGAACCCTCCGCCGCTCCCCCGGTCTTTGCCCTCCAACTCGAGGCGCTCCAGGCCCAACTCCAAACCATGCCCGGCGTGGCCCACGTCGCCCTGGCCACCGATCCGCCCCTCGGTCCCTCCGCGCGCATGGCAACGCTGGGAGGTCACCCGCACGCCGACTCCCCCCGCCTGTACACCATGAACGCCGTTTCTCCGGGCTTCTTCGCCACTCTTGGCATTCCCCTCCTCGCGGGTCGTGATTTCGCCCCACACGACCACTCCAACGCCGAACCGGTTGTGATCCTCAGCCGCCGCCTTGCTGAAGCCCTGACAACCGACGGCTCCGTCCTCGACACTCTTGTCTCTCTCCAAGGCCGGTCCCACCGGGTCGTCGGCATCGTCGAAGAAGCCCGCTACCTTCGCTTCGAGCCCCCTTTCCTTCTTGGTACCGCCTACTTCAGCGGGGCCCAGCATTCCTACGGCGACCAACCGTGGTTGATCGGCAGATCCGCCATCCTCCCGCCCCTGTCCCTCAGCCAGGCCGTCACGGAACGTATCCAGGCCGCGGATCCGGGTCGCCAGCCTCCTCTTGTGGAATCCTACGCAGCCTTTGCCCGGCAAACCCTCAGGGACCAGCGCCTCAGCGCCCGTCTCCTCGCCAGTGCCAGTGCCATCGGGCTCATCCTCGTCAGCCTCGGCATCTTCGCCATCCTCACTCATCAGGTTGCCCGTCGCACCCGCGAGATTGCCCTGCGCCTCGCCCTGGGTGCCTCCCGATCCCGCGTCGTCGCCATGGTCCTGCGTGGAGCCCTCGTTCCCACCACCCTCGGCCTCGTTCTCGGCGCCTCTGCTGCGGCCTTCCTGTCCCCCCGGTTGGCCGACATCGCCCTCGTCGTCTCCACCCGCCCCACCCCCACACACGTCGCCCTCGTTGCCCTTGGACTTCTCACCCTCGCCGTCCTCGCCGGCGCCACCTCCGCCCGCCGTGCCGCCCGCCTGGACCCCATGACCCCCCTTCGGGCCGACTGA
- a CDS encoding Gfo/Idh/MocA family oxidoreductase, translating to MRRRRFLQATAAAAVGFQIVPRHVLGQGQTPPSEKLNIAGIGVGGQGGGVLNDLKSENIVALCDVDESRAAGTFNAFPQAARFKDYRVMLDKQKDFDAVMIATPDHMHAPIALAALRAGKHVYVEKPMAHTIEEARIMTRVARETGLVTQMGNNGHAGEGLRLTREWIQAGAIGTVREIHGWSDRAGRWWRQPAERPADTSSVPATLDWNLWLGAAPERPFHSAYHPFQWRGWFDFGTGALGDMAVHNLDPAFYALDLGAPIAAACESSALGRETYPAWQILTLEFAAPSGRPPLKVRWYDGGKMPPTPEHLGDEMDLADNGIYFVGDLGTMVCGGWSGSPKLFPESRRAAFKLPPKTIPRSPGHRIEWVQACKAGRPELARAGFAYSGPFTEALLVGNLATRLQRRIEWNAADMRATNAPEAEPLIRKSYRAGFGLGT from the coding sequence ATGAGACGACGACGCTTCCTCCAGGCCACTGCCGCTGCGGCAGTGGGATTTCAGATCGTGCCCCGACACGTCCTCGGCCAGGGCCAGACACCCCCGAGCGAGAAACTGAACATCGCCGGTATCGGTGTCGGCGGCCAGGGCGGCGGCGTGCTCAACGATCTCAAGAGCGAGAACATCGTGGCGCTCTGCGACGTGGACGAATCCAGGGCCGCCGGCACCTTCAATGCCTTTCCGCAGGCCGCGCGGTTCAAGGACTACCGGGTCATGCTGGACAAGCAAAAGGACTTTGACGCCGTCATGATCGCCACTCCCGACCACATGCACGCGCCCATTGCCCTGGCTGCGCTGCGCGCGGGCAAACATGTCTATGTCGAGAAGCCGATGGCGCACACCATCGAGGAAGCGCGGATCATGACGCGCGTGGCCCGGGAAACCGGCCTCGTCACCCAGATGGGCAACAACGGGCACGCGGGGGAAGGGTTGCGCCTGACGCGCGAATGGATTCAGGCAGGGGCCATCGGCACGGTGCGCGAAATCCACGGCTGGTCCGACCGTGCGGGCAGATGGTGGAGGCAACCCGCCGAACGTCCGGCGGACACTTCAAGCGTGCCGGCGACACTCGATTGGAATCTGTGGCTGGGCGCCGCGCCGGAGCGACCGTTCCACTCCGCGTACCATCCCTTTCAGTGGCGCGGTTGGTTTGACTTCGGCACCGGCGCGCTGGGCGATATGGCGGTTCACAACCTGGACCCCGCGTTCTACGCGCTCGATCTGGGTGCGCCCATCGCGGCGGCGTGCGAGAGCAGCGCGCTCGGACGCGAGACCTACCCCGCGTGGCAAATCCTGACCCTGGAGTTTGCCGCACCGTCAGGCCGGCCGCCGCTAAAGGTACGTTGGTACGACGGCGGGAAGATGCCGCCAACCCCAGAGCATCTCGGCGACGAGATGGATTTGGCGGACAACGGCATCTACTTCGTGGGTGACCTGGGGACGATGGTTTGCGGGGGCTGGTCCGGCAGTCCGAAACTGTTTCCGGAGAGCCGGCGCGCGGCGTTCAAGCTGCCTCCGAAGACGATTCCGCGTTCGCCCGGGCATCGCATCGAGTGGGTCCAGGCCTGCAAGGCGGGAAGGCCCGAACTGGCGCGGGCGGGCTTTGCCTACTCCGGCCCGTTCACGGAGGCGTTGCTGGTGGGGAATCTAGCCACGCGCCTCCAACGCCGCATCGAGTGGAACGCCGCCGACATGCGCGCAACCAATGCCCCCGAGGCCGAGCCCCTGATCCGCAAATCGTACCGGGCCGGATTTGGACTCGGGACCTGA